The sequence TCGGCGTCGCCTGGGCACGACAGAGTGCACCCCTCCAACGGAGGGGATGCATGCCATCTCCAACGGAGGGGGGCGCAGGCTGCAAACTGCATTCGCGTGATTGCCTTGGGACGGAATTCGGTGAGAGTCGGGCTATGATCGCGTCGATTGCCTTTCGAAATTTCAAGGCCCTGCGGCAGACCTCGGTTGAGCTGTCGCCGTTCAATCTCGTGATCGGTCCGAACGGCTCCGGGAAATCCAGCCTGATCGAGGCGCTGGTTCGCCTGCGGACGCTCGCCCGCCTGCCGCTTGCCGGCGGCGGACGCGAACCGGACCGGAGCGCGAGTGCACCCGAGGTTTCATTTCGCTTCTTTCCGCCATTCGATGGATGGGAGGCGGTCATGAGCTGCGCCTCCGACGACAAGTGCGATCTTCTCAATGTCTTTCCGTTGTCGAAGGGCGAGGGGACGGGCACATGGGAGGAACTGAGGAAAAGACTGCTCAGGCTGCGGCGTTTTGAGCTCGACCACAATGCCATCGCGATGGCCGCGCCGAGAAGGGAGAACCAGGAGCTCAAGGCGAACGGGGGCAATCTTGCAGCGCTGGTGCTGCGGTGGAAAGAGGAGCATCCGGCGATATTCGCCGCCTGGGCGACACAGGTGCTGCGGGTGTTTCCGGAATACGACGACATTGCAATTCATGACGTCTCCGGAAATGACCTCGCCCTGGGGATGCGAATCACAGGCGAACGGACCCGCGTGCCCGCCCAGGACCTGTCGCAGGGGACGCTCTACGCGATGGTGATCTTCGCGCTCGCCGTCGATCCCAGTCCGCCGTCGATCGTATGCATCGAGGAACTGGACAGGGGCCTTCACCCGCGCATCCTTCGCGAGATCCAGGATGCGATGTATTCGCTCAGCCACCCTGCGTCGCAGGGGCTTGGCCGCGAGCCGGTGCAGGTTCTGGCGACCTCGCATTCACCGTACCTTCTCGACCTCTATCGGGACCACGTCGAGGAGGTCATCCTCACGGAAAAAATCGGGACGGCGGCGCATTTCAAGAAACTCACGGAGCGCAAGGATCTCAGTGAGCTGCTGGAGGGTGCTTCATTGGGCGATCTCTGGTTCACGGGAATCCTGGGTGGAGTGCCCGCGTGCGATGCGGGTGGAACGGTGACGTTTGGATCGCGATGACGGGGCCGAACCAGCAGAATGTCTGCGCCGCAAACGGAGTTGAGCGGCGGCTTTGTCGTGTCGCCGCATGAAGCTTGCCATCCTGAGCGAATCACCGGCGGATGAGGCGGCCATCGAGCGGCTCGTGGGGGCTGTTCTGCGCGAGCCGATGGTCCGGGTGCAGGCGGCGCTGCGCGCGCGCGGCTGGCCGTCCGTGGCGCAGGTGCTGCCGGCGGTCATAAGACATCTGCATTTTGAAACGGATGCGGATGGACTGGTTGTCGTGGTCGATAGCGACGACTCGGTTGTTCATACGGTTGAGCACGACCGGCCGAACTATTTTCACCCGCTCTGCCGCATGTGCCGGCTGCGTGCGGTTTTTCGCCAGACAACCAGGAAACTGCCGCCGGCGCGGGGGAGGGCACGGGTGCTACG is a genomic window of Opitutaceae bacterium containing:
- a CDS encoding AAA family ATPase gives rise to the protein MIASIAFRNFKALRQTSVELSPFNLVIGPNGSGKSSLIEALVRLRTLARLPLAGGGREPDRSASAPEVSFRFFPPFDGWEAVMSCASDDKCDLLNVFPLSKGEGTGTWEELRKRLLRLRRFELDHNAIAMAAPRRENQELKANGGNLAALVLRWKEEHPAIFAAWATQVLRVFPEYDDIAIHDVSGNDLALGMRITGERTRVPAQDLSQGTLYAMVIFALAVDPSPPSIVCIEELDRGLHPRILREIQDAMYSLSHPASQGLGREPVQVLATSHSPYLLDLYRDHVEEVILTEKIGTAAHFKKLTERKDLSELLEGASLGDLWFTGILGGVPACDAGGTVTFGSR